In Candidatus Zixiibacteriota bacterium, a genomic segment contains:
- the pstC gene encoding phosphate ABC transporter permease subunit PstC: MEPLRFKPKSKIREFIGEKIISLSAFSALGAILLIFVFIFKESIPIFIDEITQEEASIDKLLFKQEFVKGQEAKWSWQPNSDHPKYSLLPLFLGTIKAAFIAMLFAVPFAVGAAIYSSEFASKRMREIIKPVVEILAGIPSVVLGFFALLIMASALQTLFGFTYRLNAVNAGIALGVAVIPIIFTVAEDAMTAVPRSLREAALALGANPWQVSFTMVLPAALPGIAAGIVLGFGRAVGETMIVLMASGNAAIMSASLTDSIRTMSVTIASELGEVVFGSPHYNVLFLIGTLLFIFTFIINLSGEVVLAKLKDRLQGKMA, from the coding sequence ATGGAACCATTACGATTTAAACCCAAGTCGAAAATACGCGAATTCATCGGCGAAAAGATTATTTCACTCTCCGCTTTTTCAGCCCTTGGGGCGATCCTGCTCATCTTCGTTTTTATTTTCAAGGAATCAATCCCGATTTTTATCGATGAGATCACACAGGAAGAAGCCTCCATTGATAAACTGCTTTTCAAACAAGAATTTGTCAAAGGCCAGGAGGCAAAATGGTCGTGGCAACCAAATTCAGATCATCCCAAATATTCGCTTCTTCCACTTTTTCTCGGAACAATTAAGGCCGCCTTCATCGCCATGCTCTTTGCAGTTCCATTCGCTGTTGGAGCGGCGATATATTCATCGGAATTTGCATCGAAACGGATGCGGGAGATAATCAAACCGGTCGTGGAGATTCTCGCGGGCATCCCATCGGTTGTGCTTGGATTTTTTGCCCTGCTCATTATGGCCTCCGCCCTGCAAACACTTTTCGGATTCACGTATCGATTGAACGCCGTCAATGCCGGTATCGCCCTCGGTGTTGCCGTCATTCCCATAATTTTTACGGTAGCCGAGGATGCCATGACGGCGGTTCCTCGCTCGCTTCGTGAGGCCGCCCTGGCGCTGGGAGCAAATCCATGGCAGGTCTCATTTACTATGGTATTGCCTGCGGCTCTGCCCGGAATTGCGGCAGGGATAGTACTCGGATTTGGCCGCGCAGTGGGTGAGACGATGATTGTGCTTATGGCCTCAGGCAACGCCGCAATTATGTCGGCGAGTCTTACCGATTCAATACGCACGATGTCGGTAACCATTGCCTCAGAACTTGGCGAAGTGGTTTTCGGCAGTCCGCACTACAATGTGCTTTTTCTAATTGGAACGCTCTTATTTATCTTCACTTTCATAATAAATCTTAGCGGTGAGGTCGTTTTGGCGAAGCTAAAAGATCGCCTTCAGGGAAAGATGGCATGA